AATGGCTGGGTTGCGCTGACCCCCAAGACCGAAGATTGGATGAATGAACCGCCGAATGCGTACCCGCACAGCGGCAGTTACAAGCGCTCCGGTAATTACGCGCAGGATATTTCTCGTGGATGGGGTACCTTTACCGCATCCATCTTCCAGACTGTGCCCGCTGTCGCAGAAGGCACCACATTGCGCTTTAGCGTCTGGGTTTACCAGGAAAATGTCGCTGAAAGCAACGCGCGTACACGCGTCGGCATTGGCGTGAACACAGGCAGCCCGGTAACGGGCGACATCACGTGGTCTGGCTGGAACCGGTCTGTTAAATCCTGGCAGGAGCTCACTGTCGAGGCGACAGTGCCCGCTGGCGCTGTGACCGTCTTCATCTACAGTACACAGACCTCGCCCAATAACCCCAACGCAGTCTACTTTGATGATGCCCAACTGATCGTCGTGGGCGAAGGCGAGCCGAATGTTGGTGATGGCAGCAGTGGCGGCGAAGGTGGCGAGAATGCCACACCACGCCCCCCCACAGCGACACCGCAAATTTACGCGCCTTTCGTCAACCCGCAGCAGGGTGATGAAGCAGGCCGTGTCGTCCATACGGTACAATCTGGCGACACATTGGCCGCGATTGCCGTCGCGTATGGCGTGCCGATGAGCGAAATCCGTGAATTAAATAACCTCAATGGCAGCGTTTTGCAGATCGGCCAGGAATTGCTCATCCGCGAAGGTGGCCCGACAGCGACTGTCGAGCCAACAGAGAGCACAGAGAGCGCTGAAGCCACAGAACCCATTGAGCCAACGCCAAACCAGACGCTCATCGCGCAAATCCCCACCGTCACCCAGGATGTGTCGTCAGAAGTGGTCATGGACCCGACGTCAACCCCGTTGGAAATTGACGCTGAAGCAGCTGCAACTGAAGAGGCGACTGAAGAAAGTACGGAAGACGCCACAGAAGAGGCGACCGAAGAAAGCGCTGAGGATGCCACAGAAGAAACAACCGAGGAGCCAACAGAGCCGCCGACGATCACACCGATCCCGGCGACAGCGACAGAAGCACCACCTGCTCCGGTTGAATCCGGCTCTTCTGGCAACCCGGTAACGCTGGATGCGGCTGTTTGTGTGCTGATGTACGAAGATGCCGACCAGAACCGCATTCAGGGCCCTTCGGAAAGCTTGCTGGCGGGTGGGCAAATCGTGCTGAACGATCAGGCAGGCAGCCAGGTCGATAGCTACACAACCACAGGTGCAGATGAGCCGCACTGCTTCAATGAATTAGAATCTGGCACTTATACGGCTGTCGTCAGTGCGCCGGAGGGCTATGGCCTGACCACACCGCAATCGCTGGTCGTCAATGTGCAGCCTGGGGCGCGCTTCCAGATTAGTTTTGGCGCGGCAGAAGGCGTCACGACAGCGGCAGTCCCAACACCTGACGATAGCACAACGGATACAGGCACCGTCGAAACCACGCCAGAGACAAATACAGCGCCAGACCTGACGAGTGTCGCGGGCCTCCTGGTATTGGGCTTAGCTGGTGTCGTGCTGGTGGGTGGTGCTGTGGTCGCATTTGTGGCTCGCCGCTTGTAATGCATCACGATTCGTGCATCATTATGTGCACCGTTACTCAACACGCAGGAGAATCCTGATGAATCGAACGATCCGGAAAATGATACAGCTTGGCTTGTTGGTCCTGCTGTTGGCGATGAGCACCACTGCCCTGGCCCAGGAAGGCGACGGACAGCTTTGTGTGCGCGCCTTTGAAGATCGCAACCGTAACGGCATCAAAGAAGCTGGTGAGCCTTTCCTGGTAGATGGCATCAGCGCCAATCTGCTCAACGAAGATGGCATCATCATTAACACAGCCCTGCTGTCACAATCCCAGCGCAAGAGCGAAGGCCTGGTTTGCTTCCAACGGCTGACGCCCGGCGTTTACACGGTGCAGGTCATCAGCGCAGATTATGTACCTACTTCTGCAGAGCAGGTTACGCTCACGATTGGCGAGAGCAGCATCCCAGAAGTCTTTGAGTATGGCGCGGAGCTGCTGGTTGTGGATGCCCCAACAACGACCACCGCTGAAGGGCCTCGTTCCCTGGACCAAGCACTGACCCCAGCGCTCTTGCAGCGTGTTCTGGTAGCGTCTATTGCGTCAGCCGTGGTCATGGGCTTCTTCATCGTCATCGGCGTGCTGGTATGGTTCCTGGTGCTCAGGCCACGCCGCCAACCTCGCCCGGTCACAGGCGCGTATGCTCCGGTACCCGGCACTGGCACTTACCAGCCCGTCCCCGGCACAGACAATTATCCGCCAGCATCGCCGCCTTCTAGCGGACGCTTCCGCCCGGTCACACCGCCGACAGGCACCATGACCGTCGTGCCAGATGTGGAAACGAGTTCAACCACATATGACCCGGATAATGACGTCGATGTGGATGATTTACTGGATGATTCGCAGTTCGATGATGATGATGTCGAGCGCTATCAGCCACCCACATAACGACCTCATACACAGATGCAAAAAGGCACCGTAAGGTGCCTTTTTTGTTGTTTGCATGTTGGTGTTAAAAATCAGCGTATGGCATCAAGAGCTGTTTAAGAGCACGACCAGCGCCGGATGCGGCGAGCTATAATCGCGGCATTCAAAATACCCTGTGAGGCTCATTGTGGCGCTGCCCTTCATTGAACACCACATGGCAAATATTGATAACGGGGCAGATCACTTGCCCAATTCCTTAGAAGCTCTCCAGGCCAGCCTGGCCGCCAACGCCGCCATTATCGAAATTGATGTGCAGGTACTCAAGGCAGACGATTATGTTTTGCTGTATGATGCCACACTGGACCGAGAAACCAACGCCAGCGGGCGCGTCGCAGCCTGCACCGTGGCGGATATCCAATCTATCAAGCGCAAGCACAGCGATTTACCCCCTGCTGATGGCAAACAACTGGCGACGTATACGATAGACATCGGCAGAGAGGGCACAGAAGCGAACCTGCTCCATGTGCTGGATGCCGATAGCATCACCACCAATACACCGCTGGCGTTAGCTGCCTACCTGGGCCAAGCAGGCAGCATATCCTGAGTGAACGACCTGGAATCAGACTTATGAAGATGTCGCAAGCCGGCTCTGGCGTAAGGGCTGCGTCACTTTAGCCCATTTCAGCATTTCATCCAGCATGGCAGAGGCCGCATTTTCCTGCACTTCGCCTGGATCAAAGCTCTTCCCCGCCTCATCAATGTGCTTGCTAAAGAACGGGATTGATACAGCCTGTGGCACAACCACCACATTAAAGGCCATCATCACCGTTTTGGTGAGCATCGCGCCACGCGTCCCTGCAGAAACACCACCATAAGAGACAAAACCATAGGGCTTATAGGACCACTCGTGGTTGAGGTAGGTAATGGCATTGAGCAGCGAGGAGGGGGGCGCACTGTTGTACTCCGGCATCACGAAGACATGGGCATCACCCCGTTGAATGGTCTTGCTCCAGGCTTTTGTGTGCTCGTGCACATAATCCTGCTTACGCGGATGGTTTGGTTCATCAAAAATAGGCAGGTTAAATTCCGCCAGATCAACCAGTTCGACACTAAAGCCGTT
The Phototrophicus methaneseepsis DNA segment above includes these coding regions:
- a CDS encoding glycerophosphodiester phosphodiesterase: MANIDNGADHLPNSLEALQASLAANAAIIEIDVQVLKADDYVLLYDATLDRETNASGRVAACTVADIQSIKRKHSDLPPADGKQLATYTIDIGREGTEANLLHVLDADSITTNTPLALAAYLGQAGSIS
- a CDS encoding SdrD B-like domain-containing protein, producing MNRTIRKMIQLGLLVLLLAMSTTALAQEGDGQLCVRAFEDRNRNGIKEAGEPFLVDGISANLLNEDGIIINTALLSQSQRKSEGLVCFQRLTPGVYTVQVISADYVPTSAEQVTLTIGESSIPEVFEYGAELLVVDAPTTTTAEGPRSLDQALTPALLQRVLVASIASAVVMGFFIVIGVLVWFLVLRPRRQPRPVTGAYAPVPGTGTYQPVPGTDNYPPASPPSSGRFRPVTPPTGTMTVVPDVETSSTTYDPDNDVDVDDLLDDSQFDDDDVERYQPPT
- a CDS encoding LysM peptidoglycan-binding domain-containing protein; protein product: MARYKLIFAFFVLLLPVFGTVQAQDNLLENPGFERGGEYRQVSSSVEDGTIFNAAPGWNGWVALTPKTEDWMNEPPNAYPHSGSYKRSGNYAQDISRGWGTFTASIFQTVPAVAEGTTLRFSVWVYQENVAESNARTRVGIGVNTGSPVTGDITWSGWNRSVKSWQELTVEATVPAGAVTVFIYSTQTSPNNPNAVYFDDAQLIVVGEGEPNVGDGSSGGEGGENATPRPPTATPQIYAPFVNPQQGDEAGRVVHTVQSGDTLAAIAVAYGVPMSEIRELNNLNGSVLQIGQELLIREGGPTATVEPTESTESAEATEPIEPTPNQTLIAQIPTVTQDVSSEVVMDPTSTPLEIDAEAAATEEATEESTEDATEEATEESAEDATEETTEEPTEPPTITPIPATATEAPPAPVESGSSGNPVTLDAAVCVLMYEDADQNRIQGPSESLLAGGQIVLNDQAGSQVDSYTTTGADEPHCFNELESGTYTAVVSAPEGYGLTTPQSLVVNVQPGARFQISFGAAEGVTTAAVPTPDDSTTDTGTVETTPETNTAPDLTSVAGLLVLGLAGVVLVGGAVVAFVARRL
- a CDS encoding NADPH-dependent FMN reductase, whose amino-acid sequence is MLNLQVLITTTRPTRRGPLVAKWFAKQARKHNGFSVELVDLAEFNLPIFDEPNHPRKQDYVHEHTKAWSKTIQRGDAHVFVMPEYNSAPPSSLLNAITYLNHEWSYKPYGFVSYGGVSAGTRGAMLTKTVMMAFNVVVVPQAVSIPFFSKHIDEAGKSFDPGEVQENAASAMLDEMLKWAKVTQPLRQSRLATSS